Proteins from a genomic interval of Solirubrobacterales bacterium:
- a CDS encoding helix-turn-helix transcriptional regulator, with protein MQQPNLSEVSLETALQALADETRLSIVRSLASAPEPSACGSFGLEVSKATRSHHFKTLREAGITNTEILGTRRLVSLRRAEFDQRFPGLLDAVLQPTAIG; from the coding sequence ATCCAGCAGCCGAACCTGAGCGAAGTCTCACTCGAGACCGCGCTCCAGGCACTCGCCGACGAAACGCGGCTCTCGATCGTGCGCTCACTCGCGTCGGCGCCCGAGCCCAGCGCCTGCGGATCATTCGGACTCGAGGTCAGCAAGGCAACGCGCTCGCATCACTTCAAGACGCTGCGCGAAGCAGGCATCACGAACACTGAGATTCTCGGCACCAGGCGACTCGTCTCATTGCGTCGCGCAGAGTTCGACCAGCGTTTCCCGGGCCTGCTCGACGCCGTGCTCCAGCCGACTGCGATCGGCTGA